The following are encoded together in the Lactuca sativa cultivar Salinas chromosome 1, Lsat_Salinas_v11, whole genome shotgun sequence genome:
- the LOC111918505 gene encoding uncharacterized protein LOC111918505 isoform X1 yields MCVYNSEMRGNEKTNPNKNLVSWRSVPFGVGSHICYLLWSHWSHSLIRGGEDYGLLSDGLSLLGFFKGSTLFAFLVGGPLVCGFVGCSKKVSSNLFFQIVSVVFLWKYLNKFLIDRFGCK; encoded by the exons ATGTGTGTTTACAACTCTGAAATGAGAGGAAATGAAAAGACGAACCCAAATAAAAACCTGGTCAGCTGGAG ATCTGTTCCGTTTGGTGTTG GTTCACATATATGTTACCTGTTATGGTCTCACTGGTCTCATAG TCTGATTCGTGGAGGGGAAGATTATGGACTTTTATCAGATGGTCTTAGT TTGCTGGGATTTTTTAAGGGCTCAACTCTTTTTGCATTCTTGGTTGGTGGACCTTTGGTTTGTGGTTTTGTTGGTTGTTCAAAGAAAGTGTCGAGTAACCTTTTTTTCCAAATTGTTTCTGTTGTTTTTCTTTGGAAGTATCTTAATAAATTTCTGATCGATAGATTTGGTTGCAAGTAG
- the LOC111918505 gene encoding uncharacterized protein LOC111918505 isoform X2, with translation MKRRTQIKTWSAGGSHICYLLWSHWSHSLIRGGEDYGLLSDGLSLLGFFKGSTLFAFLVGGPLVCGFVGCSKKVSSNLFFQIVSVVFLWKYLNKFLIDRFGCK, from the exons ATGAAAAGACGAACCCAAATAAAAACCTGGTCAGCTGGAG GTTCACATATATGTTACCTGTTATGGTCTCACTGGTCTCATAG TCTGATTCGTGGAGGGGAAGATTATGGACTTTTATCAGATGGTCTTAGT TTGCTGGGATTTTTTAAGGGCTCAACTCTTTTTGCATTCTTGGTTGGTGGACCTTTGGTTTGTGGTTTTGTTGGTTGTTCAAAGAAAGTGTCGAGTAACCTTTTTTTCCAAATTGTTTCTGTTGTTTTTCTTTGGAAGTATCTTAATAAATTTCTGATCGATAGATTTGGTTGCAAGTAG